The following coding sequences are from one Candidatus Thermoplasmatota archaeon window:
- a CDS encoding acetyl-CoA carboxylase biotin carboxylase subunit, whose product MFKRILIANRGEIAIRVIRTCREMGIESVAVYSDADRNALHTRLADSSHNIGPPPAIQSYLDQDKIVDIAQKAGAEAIHPGYGFLAENPMFAEKCERAGIVFIGPTSKALAKSGDKVESRRIAKKARIPVTPGSDGSVRSETEAIRVAEEIGFPIILKASAGGGGISMAIVRSLEELPSSLKVAKSSSLSSFGSDEMFIEKYLKPARHIEFQILADSDGRVIHLGERECSIQRRFQKLIEESPSPIVDKKMRKKVGGLAVRAAKATGYLNAGTMEFLHHEGKFYFNEINARLQVEHPVTEFVTGIDLVQQQMHIAAGEPLTLKQKDIKLKGWSMECRINAENPYENFLPSPGRIESYNMPSSPEVRVDSGVEAGSEVPTYYDPLFAKVIVWAGSRDEAIKMMQHALAKMMIGGIETNIPFHLELLGNERFRRGDIDTGLVEDSGIIERLRKEGEKRTHEERLAAAAVAAFLFQMPEEMRRFSRRKLDITGFDTLSPWTRAGRREQLKKRMNADEIQF is encoded by the coding sequence CTTCACACGCGGTTGGCGGATTCATCACACAACATAGGTCCCCCGCCTGCCATTCAGAGCTACCTGGACCAGGACAAGATCGTGGATATCGCGCAGAAGGCGGGCGCGGAGGCGATACACCCAGGGTACGGATTCCTGGCGGAGAACCCGATGTTCGCAGAGAAATGCGAGCGGGCGGGGATCGTCTTCATAGGCCCCACGTCAAAGGCCCTGGCGAAGTCCGGGGACAAGGTCGAGTCCAGAAGGATCGCGAAGAAGGCTAGGATTCCGGTCACCCCGGGCTCGGACGGCTCGGTGAGGAGCGAGACCGAGGCCATCAGGGTCGCAGAAGAGATCGGTTTCCCGATAATACTGAAGGCCTCGGCGGGCGGCGGCGGGATAAGTATGGCCATCGTTAGAAGCCTGGAGGAGCTCCCCTCATCCCTGAAGGTGGCGAAGTCCTCCTCCCTCTCCTCGTTCGGAAGCGATGAGATGTTCATCGAGAAGTACCTGAAGCCGGCGAGGCACATAGAGTTCCAAATCCTGGCGGACTCGGACGGAAGAGTGATACACCTAGGCGAGAGGGAATGCTCCATCCAGAGGCGCTTCCAGAAGCTGATCGAGGAATCCCCGTCCCCGATCGTGGACAAGAAGATGAGGAAGAAGGTCGGTGGGCTAGCGGTGCGGGCGGCAAAGGCGACGGGATACCTGAACGCCGGAACGATGGAGTTCCTCCACCACGAGGGGAAGTTCTACTTCAACGAGATCAACGCCCGCCTGCAGGTCGAGCACCCTGTCACGGAATTCGTGACTGGCATCGACCTCGTCCAGCAGCAGATGCACATTGCGGCGGGAGAGCCGCTCACGCTCAAGCAGAAGGACATCAAGCTCAAGGGATGGTCAATGGAGTGCAGGATAAACGCGGAGAACCCGTACGAGAACTTCCTGCCCTCTCCGGGAAGGATCGAATCCTACAACATGCCGAGCTCCCCAGAGGTCAGGGTGGACTCAGGCGTGGAAGCTGGCTCCGAGGTGCCGACGTACTACGACCCCTTGTTCGCGAAGGTCATCGTCTGGGCCGGCTCGAGGGATGAAGCGATCAAGATGATGCAACACGCCCTGGCCAAGATGATGATAGGCGGCATCGAAACGAACATCCCGTTCCATCTCGAGCTGCTCGGAAACGAGAGATTCAGGAGAGGGGACATCGACACCGGGCTCGTCGAGGATAGCGGTATCATAGAGCGTCTCAGAAAGGAGGGTGAAAAGAGAACGCACGAGGAGAGGCTGGCGGCCGCCGCCGTGGCGGCATTCTTGTTCCAGATGCCCGAGGAGATGAGGCGCTTCTCGCGGAGGAAGTTGGATATCACTGGATTCGACACGCTCTCACCGTGGACCAGAGCTGGCAGACGGGAACAACTGAAGAAGAGGATGAACGCCGATGAGATTCAGTTTTGA